TTCTAATTTTACAGCTGTTTTGTGAAGATCGATGATGTGGATTCCGTTTTTCTCCATAAAGATGTAAGGAGCCATGTTAGGATTCCATTTTCTAGTTAAGTGTCCAAAGTGAACACCTGCTTCTAGCAATTCTTTTACGCTTTTTTTTGCCATTTTTTAATTGTTTTAAATTAGTTTACTTTCCGCTAATCAGCAATCAATCCAGTGGTGGTCATGACTTTACATCAATCGCCCGCTGCATTTGGATGCTAAACTAACCGGCTTTTGTTTTATTTTAATTATAATTTTTCAAATTAAATTTTGGAAAAATATTTATTAATTTAAATAGGAAAAGTTTGCCTAGCACGAAGACTAAGCAAACTGATTCTTTCTTCAAAAAATTGAAATATATTTTTCCAACAGAAGATTGATTAACGTTTTGAGAATTGGAATCTCTTACGAGCTTTCTTCTGTCCGTATTTTTTACGCTCAACCATTCTTGGATCACGAGTAAGCAACCCTTCTGGTTTCAACAATGCTCTAAACTCTTGGTTCACTTCGCAAAGTGCACGAGATAAAGCCATTCTAATAGCCTCAGCTTGTCCTGTAATACCCCCACCGTGAACAAGTACATTTACATCATACTGATCTTTAGTTTCAGTGATTACAAAAGGTTGTAATACTTTATATCTTAATACATCTGTACCAAAATAAGTTTCTAAATCACGACCATTGATAGTGATTTCTCCTTTCCCTTCTTGGATATAGGCTCTAGCAACAGATGTTTTTCTACGCCCTATTTTATGAGTGATAGCCATATATTTTATTTGAATTCGTTTATATCTATTGTTATTGGTTGTTGCGCAGTTTGCTCATGCTCTGCTCCTTCGTAAATCTTCACATTTTTAAGGATTGCTCTACCTAATTTATTTTTAGGAAGCATACCTTTAATTGCTTTTTCTACCAATCCAGTAGCATCTTTTGCAAAGAATTGCTTTGCCGTAATGCTTCTTTGCCCACCTGGAAATCCAGTATATCTTTGGTAAACTTTATCAGACCATTTATTTCCGGTCAAGTTGATTTTATCTGCATTTACGATTACTACATAATCACCACAATCTGCATGTGGGGTAAAATTAGGCTTATGCTTACCTCTTAGTAATTTAGCTACTTTAGATGCTAAACGCCCTAGAGACTGCCCTTCCGCATCTACCAACAACCACTCCTTATTAGCGGTTTGCTTGTTTGCTGATATTGTTTTATAACTTAGTGTATCCACCTTTTTGATTTTTAAATAATTATTATGTACTTTTGGATAAAATCGGGTTGCAAATGTAAGAAAAACTTTTAACCCTACAAATTTTTTTATACTTTTTATTTACAATCTTTTCCGGTGTCAGTTTTCACCTTCTACATTTAGTCTAAAAATATAGCAAAATCGGATTCTCCAAATATACATTATTGTATATATCGTTATAAATAAATGTTGAAATATTTTATTTTTTATTAAATTTGCCACTTATACATTTTAATTTACTACAATTTGAAAAAGTTTGCACTCATCGCGATTAT
This Ornithobacterium rhinotracheale DNA region includes the following protein-coding sequences:
- the rpsI gene encoding 30S ribosomal protein S9, coding for MAITHKIGRRKTSVARAYIQEGKGEITINGRDLETYFGTDVLRYKVLQPFVITETKDQYDVNVLVHGGGITGQAEAIRMALSRALCEVNQEFRALLKPEGLLTRDPRMVERKKYGQKKARKRFQFSKR
- the rplM gene encoding 50S ribosomal protein L13 → MDTLSYKTISANKQTANKEWLLVDAEGQSLGRLASKVAKLLRGKHKPNFTPHADCGDYVVIVNADKINLTGNKWSDKVYQRYTGFPGGQRSITAKQFFAKDATGLVEKAIKGMLPKNKLGRAILKNVKIYEGAEHEQTAQQPITIDINEFK